One Gloeothece verrucosa PCC 7822 DNA window includes the following coding sequences:
- a CDS encoding crossover junction endodeoxyribonuclease RuvC has product MSKRWLGLDPGLARIGWAVLEIDEPLPAQLLDYGTIETSKRCPTPERLLEIEKDISEILQEFQPQAVAIEMPFFGRQIKAAGGVIQALGVLNLVIYRELKILPILLHQSSWKCYLDHGRATKQEVAEIIQNIFNLDSLPIDDTVDAIGIAYAALSGVRNQID; this is encoded by the coding sequence ATGAGTAAACGATGGCTCGGACTAGATCCCGGATTAGCACGAATTGGGTGGGCTGTATTAGAAATTGATGAACCCCTACCAGCCCAATTGCTTGATTATGGTACAATTGAAACCTCTAAACGTTGTCCTACTCCTGAAAGATTATTAGAAATTGAAAAGGATATTTCCGAAATTTTACAAGAGTTTCAACCTCAAGCAGTGGCCATAGAAATGCCGTTTTTTGGTCGCCAAATTAAAGCCGCAGGGGGGGTTATACAAGCGCTTGGGGTATTAAATTTGGTCATTTATCGTGAGCTTAAAATTCTTCCGATTTTGCTACACCAATCTTCTTGGAAATGTTATTTAGATCATGGACGAGCGACTAAACAAGAAGTTGCCGAAATTATCCAAAATATTTTTAACCTAGATAGTCTTCCTATTGATGATACTGTGGATGCAATTGGTATTGCTTACGCCGCGTTGTCTGGTGTTAGAAATCAGATCGATTAA
- a CDS encoding patatin-like phospholipase family protein — protein MRHRKKIAIACQGGGSHTAFTAGVLQELLAAGVHQQYDIVSLSGTSGGGICALLTWYGLLKAAFGSTEPVFQPLLDFWQDNTATNLWEVSFNNWLLQARRLADSGLIPTFSVNPDNLEAWQKFWLNFTPRKEFLDLKILLEKHVDFDSLQQLVKPSSPQLLVGAVNIISGTFKVFDSTKGEITVDSILASCAVPPYFKAVPIEGELYWDGLFAENPPLSRILKRDNRPDEVWIIKINPKARDSEPKTEVDILERHNELAGNILLGAEIELITMINNWLEQGAFTEDFLAKNPVKKIQIRLIAINSELVALLDYASKLDRHPSHIHQLIEDGQKQAKAFLENIDDELFQPTSWYV, from the coding sequence ATGAGACATAGAAAAAAAATTGCGATTGCTTGTCAGGGAGGAGGCAGTCATACAGCATTTACTGCGGGCGTGTTACAAGAACTTCTGGCGGCAGGCGTTCATCAGCAATATGACATTGTCAGCTTGAGTGGAACATCTGGCGGCGGAATTTGTGCCTTGCTGACTTGGTATGGACTCCTCAAAGCCGCTTTTGGCTCAACTGAACCGGTATTTCAGCCCCTTTTGGATTTTTGGCAGGATAACACCGCGACAAATCTTTGGGAAGTGTCTTTTAATAATTGGTTACTTCAAGCGCGTCGATTAGCCGATAGTGGGTTAATTCCTACCTTTAGTGTTAATCCTGACAATTTAGAAGCTTGGCAAAAATTTTGGTTAAATTTTACACCAAGGAAGGAATTTTTAGACCTAAAAATTCTTTTAGAAAAGCACGTTGATTTTGACTCTCTTCAACAATTAGTTAAACCGAGTAGTCCTCAGTTATTAGTGGGAGCGGTGAATATTATTTCAGGGACTTTTAAAGTATTTGATTCTACTAAGGGAGAAATAACTGTAGATTCTATCCTGGCTTCTTGTGCTGTACCGCCTTATTTTAAAGCGGTTCCCATTGAGGGAGAATTATATTGGGATGGTTTATTTGCTGAAAATCCACCCCTAAGTCGAATTTTGAAGCGAGACAATCGACCTGATGAAGTTTGGATCATTAAAATTAATCCCAAAGCACGAGACAGTGAACCCAAAACAGAAGTGGATATTTTAGAGCGTCACAATGAATTAGCTGGTAATATTTTATTAGGGGCAGAAATTGAGTTAATTACCATGATTAATAATTGGTTGGAGCAAGGGGCTTTTACAGAAGATTTTTTGGCGAAAAATCCCGTCAAAAAAATTCAAATTCGTCTGATTGCTATTAATTCTGAATTAGTCGCCCTTTTAGATTATGCCTCAAAACTAGACCGCCACCCCTCTCATATCCATCAGTTAATTGAAGATGGACAAAAGCAAGCTAAAGCCTTTTTAGAGAATATAGATGATGAGTTATTTCAACCTACCAGTTGGTATGTTTGA
- the bchB gene encoding ferredoxin:protochlorophyllide reductase (ATP-dependent) subunit B, with translation MKLAYWMYAGPAHIGTLRIASSFKNVHAIMHAPLGDDYFNVMRSMLERERDFTPVTASVVDRHVLARGSQEKVVDNIVRKDTEETPDLIVLTPTCTSSILQEDLQNFVDRAQMDAKGDVMLADVNHYRVNELQAADRTLQQIVQFYLEKAKKKDLLPSGKSEKPSVNIIGVTTLGFHNQHDCTELKRLMADLGIEVNEVIPEGASVQNLKRLPRAWFNLVPYREVGLMAARYLEQEFGMPYVDITPMGVVETARCIRKIQQLLNEQGAAVDYENFIEEQTLFVSQAAWFSRSIDCQNLTGKKAVVFGDSTHAAAMTKILSREMGIHVVLAGTYCKYDADWFKEQVKEYCDEILISEDNAQIADAIARIEPAAIFGTQMERHVGKRLDIPCGVIAAPIHIQNFPLGYKPFLGYEGTNQVADLVYNSFTLGMEDHLLEIFGGHDTKEVITKSVSADSDLNWNKEAQAELNKVPGFVRGKVKRNTEKFARERGLNEITLEVMYAAKEAVGA, from the coding sequence ATGAAATTAGCTTACTGGATGTATGCCGGCCCCGCTCATATCGGCACTCTACGGATCGCCAGTTCTTTTAAAAATGTCCATGCAATTATGCACGCTCCTTTGGGAGATGATTATTTTAACGTGATGCGCTCGATGTTAGAACGAGAACGCGATTTTACCCCAGTAACCGCTAGTGTTGTGGATCGCCATGTTTTAGCCCGGGGTTCTCAAGAAAAGGTGGTAGATAATATCGTCCGTAAAGATACTGAAGAAACCCCGGACCTGATTGTTTTAACGCCTACCTGTACCTCCAGCATTCTACAAGAAGATTTACAAAACTTTGTAGATCGGGCCCAAATGGATGCTAAAGGCGATGTGATGCTGGCCGATGTTAACCATTATCGAGTCAATGAATTACAAGCCGCCGATCGAACCCTTCAGCAAATTGTGCAGTTTTATCTCGAAAAAGCGAAAAAGAAAGACTTATTACCGTCAGGAAAGAGCGAAAAGCCCTCGGTTAATATTATTGGGGTTACTACTCTGGGTTTTCATAACCAGCACGACTGCACCGAATTAAAACGGTTAATGGCAGATTTGGGAATTGAAGTCAATGAAGTCATTCCCGAGGGCGCATCCGTGCAAAATTTAAAGAGATTGCCTCGCGCTTGGTTTAATCTGGTTCCTTATCGGGAAGTGGGGTTAATGGCGGCTCGTTATCTAGAGCAAGAGTTTGGAATGCCTTATGTGGATATTACCCCGATGGGTGTGGTAGAGACTGCCCGTTGCATCCGTAAGATTCAACAATTGCTCAATGAACAGGGGGCGGCGGTTGATTATGAAAACTTTATCGAAGAACAAACTCTTTTTGTTTCTCAAGCGGCTTGGTTTTCTCGTTCCATTGACTGTCAAAATTTAACGGGTAAGAAAGCGGTAGTTTTTGGGGATAGTACCCATGCGGCGGCGATGACGAAGATTTTGTCCCGAGAAATGGGAATTCATGTGGTTTTAGCGGGTACTTACTGTAAGTATGATGCTGATTGGTTTAAGGAGCAAGTGAAGGAGTATTGTGATGAAATCCTCATCAGTGAAGATAATGCACAAATTGCTGATGCTATCGCTCGGATTGAACCTGCGGCTATTTTTGGCACTCAAATGGAACGTCATGTCGGTAAGCGTTTAGATATTCCTTGTGGGGTAATTGCCGCACCGATTCATATTCAAAATTTCCCTCTCGGTTATAAGCCTTTCTTGGGGTATGAAGGCACAAATCAAGTGGCAGATTTGGTTTATAATTCTTTCACTTTGGGGATGGAAGATCACCTGTTAGAAATTTTTGGCGGTCATGATACTAAGGAAGTGATTACTAAGTCGGTTTCGGCTGATTCTGATTTGAATTGGAATAAGGAAGCACAGGCGGAATTGAATAAAGTTCCGGGTTTTGTGAGAGGTAAAGTTAAGCGTAATACTGAAAAGTTTGCCCGAGAACGTGGGTTAAATGAAATTACCCTTGAGGTGATGTATGCGGCTAAAGAAGCTGTAGGCGCTTAG
- a CDS encoding type II toxin-antitoxin system HicB family antitoxin has protein sequence MRYQVKLKKTEEGYAVWCPTWPGCWSQGDTEEEALENIKDAIQAYLETLEELNQDAESYYVEVG, from the coding sequence ATGCGATATCAAGTTAAACTAAAAAAAACAGAAGAAGGTTATGCCGTATGGTGTCCAACTTGGCCGGGATGTTGGTCACAAGGAGACACCGAAGAAGAAGCTTTAGAAAATATCAAAGATGCCATTCAAGCTTATTTAGAAACACTTGAAGAATTAAACCAAGATGCTGAATCTTATTATGTGGAAGTCGGTTAA